One Eulemur rufifrons isolate Redbay chromosome 12, OSU_ERuf_1, whole genome shotgun sequence genomic window carries:
- the GINS4 gene encoding DNA replication complex GINS protein SLD5: MTEELDLMGQDSDGGSEEVVLTPAELIERLEQAWMNEKFAPELLESKSEIVECVMEQLEHMEENLRRVKKEDLKVSIHRMEMERIRYVLSSYLRCRLTKIEKFFPHILEKEKTRPEGEPAGLSPEEFAFAKEYMANTESYLKNVALKHMPPNLQKVDLLRSVPKPDLDSYVFLRVRERQENILVEPETDEQRDYVIDLEEGSQHLIRYKTIAPLVASGAVQLI, encoded by the exons ATGACAGAGGAACTGGATCTCATGGGACAGGACTCTGATGGGGGTAGTGAGGAGGTGGTCCTAACTCCTGCAGAGCTCATTGAAAGGCTGGAGCAG GCCTGGATGAATGAGAAGTTTGCCCCGGAGCTGCTGGAGAGCAAGTCTGAGATTGTGGAATGCGTCATGGAACAGCTAGAGCACATG GAAGAAAATCTCAGGAGAGTTAAAAAGGAGGATCTGAAGGTCAGCATCCATCGGATGGAGATGGAGAGGATCCGCTATGTCCTCAGCAGCTACTTGCGGTGTAGACTCACGAAG ATAGAGAAGTTTTTCCCTCATATCCTTGAGAAGGAGAAAACCCGCCCTGAGGGGGAGCCTGCCGGCCTCTCTCCAGAAGAGTTTGCCTTCGCCAAAGA GTACATGGCTAACACGGAGAGCTACCTTAAAAATGTTGCCTTAAAGCATATGCCCCCTAACTTACAGAAGGTGGACCTCCTGCGGTCAG TTCCCAAACCAGATCTAGATTCATATGTGTTTCTGAGAGTCAGAGAACGACAAGAAAACATACTGGTAGAACCAGAAACAGATGAGCAGAG gGACTATGTGATTGACCTGGAGGAGGGCTCACAGCACTTGATCCGATACAAAACCATCGCACCTCTGGTGGCCTCTGGAGCCGTGCAGCTAATTTGA